Within the Paenibacillus sp. AN1007 genome, the region GGATATCCTGCTTAAATTGGTTCTCAAATTCGTGATTCCATTTTAGCATCTTCAATAAACCTGTAAACGTTTGTTTGTATACTGCTCTTTCCATTTTCAGCTTTTGTCTGATGAAACGCAGTACAATTCTTGCATCTCTCCGAAAAACAGGGATATCCAAAAATATAATTTGTTCAGCCCGCTCAAAACTACTTGCTAACCATTTATAATAGACACCCTCCACAATCCAGCATTCCCGATCAATGATGTCATGGAGTAACTGGTCCCTTTTCTCCGGCGAGTTCTTACCTGCCAATTCAGTCGGTCCGCTCCACATCACCGTATCCAGTTCCCCGTAATATAAGTTAAACTGCCTTGATAACTTCTCGGCTAAATATGTTTTTCCACTACCTGTAGAGCCAACAATATGAATTCGTTTAGGGATGGACATAACTCTCTCCGTTTCTTAAGTTAGAACGACTAACAGCTGGTGCAGTTGATTCGAGGCTGCTGATCTTATTTTTACTCATTCGTCTTTCAGTATTTTCTCCATGATCAGATTTTCATCATTATTCTCAACGATTTGATAATTGAGTTTCGTATACAGCTTATTAGCAGGTTCATTGAATCTAAATACACTAAGTCTGAGCTTACTCATTCCTTTTGCTTTGGCATCCTTCTCAATCCATTTCATCGTTTCTGATCCATATCCCTTATTGCCTCTTCCTGATTGCTGCTCACTATGTTGGAAAACGCCTTCATAATCTACTCACAAATTGTATCTGCAGCATAGATTTTTGATTCTCTGTTCCAAGTATGATATCCATTAGTGATATGGGCCCAGCCATATTTCTCATAGTAATTTTCATGATCTGTGCATAAATACAGCTTTTGAAACCCGAGTTTATGTGCCTCTTTCCGAGCGTGATTTAACAGTATTTCTCCTAATTTTTTTCCTCTTTCTTCTTCCTCAACGTAAAGGTTAGATAAATACGGTCCTAAATCTTGTCTGCTCACAAAATCATTTGTCATTAGTGAAAAGCTGCCGATGATTTCATTCGATTTCATCATAAAATACCATCTAGGCAGCGAATGGTTTGTATTCATACTCGAAGTTATGCAATCCTCAAATATTTTTCTGTTTAATCCCCATCTTTGAGAAACATAATTAATACATTCTTCTAGCAAATTCGGATAATCCCTGAGATTAATGATCATATATTCCAATACATCACCTGATTTTTATATTGTTTTAGGGTAAGATGATTCTTTATTCATTCAATGAGCCGCTGAAACGGTCCACTCTTTCTCCAACTTTACTACAGTTTCAAAATTCTCGATCATTCCCTCTAATTCATTAGTGAATATTAATATTTTGCTTGATTTCCTATCATCTAATGGTTTCATAAAAACAGCCATACTCTTCTCTTTGCCATTCATGTTGTAATCGGCTGCATCCATGATCGTTGTAAACGCAGCGTCTTTAATCGCTGCACGATCCATTCTTTCATCTGTACTCCATAAACTCACTTCTATTTTCCGATATGTTTTCACTTGTTCATTTGTATCCATTATTTTATCGTGATGCTCCGTCATAAAAAGGGTGTATGCTTCCCGAGATTCCCATAACCCTATAATTACAGCATCTTCTTTGTTCAGAAGATTCCATCCACCCCATTGGACAGCAAATCCACTTATGAATTCAAGCTCTTTCCATTTCGTTTGAGCCGCATGAAAAATCTCTTTGGAATCTTCATTCACTTCGCATTTAATCATTTTTATAAGCATTAGTTTTTCTCCCACTATGGCGCCATCGTATCACTTTAAGGACTGGTTATCATTAAGCGGTTAAGATGATCACTAATTTTGTTTGATGTATTTTTCGTAGAATACAATGGTCATACTATCATTAATCACTTTCCTCCTGCCGCCCCGCTTATAACCTAACTTCTCATATAAATAACAATTCCTCTGCTCCTGAAGGACGGTATCCAGTTCCCACTTCTTTGCATCATCATAAAGTTCTTCAATTATGGAAAAAACTTTCTGTGCAATCCCTCGGCCCTGGAATTCGGGTAAAATGAAGATTGGACTTACACGATATACTTTATTCTCTTTTCTGACAATTCTGATGGCGCCTACGTTTACTTCTGAATATTTAATTATGTAATAATCCGTAAATGATTGACTCAAACGAGCTGCGATTTGAGCAACAGTTTCGTTCGCAGGACTTGTCTCATAATCCTGATACTTATTTAATAAAGGTGTAAAAGACTTCACCTGCATCTCATGAACAGCAGCAGCTGCATCTACACCTGACTTCACTAAAGTAATGTCCATAAATAACCTCCTTCAATGAACCTAGCGATATAACAGGTTCCAGCAATCACACATGAAGTAAATATATGCACAAGATTGCACTTTGTTTCTATTCTTGGCTTCAAATCTCTTCTTAATATAACCTAAAATGTTCCATGTGCGAAGGCACGAATTGAAAAAACAGCCCCTGAACTGACCCTATGTTAGAATTCACTAACAATATGCATTCTTAGTACATCAGTGTTCAGTTCAGATATCGTGAATTTCGTTTCATTTGTATTTGTTCATACCAGCAAGTACCGCTGCAGCCAGCCCTGCGCAAAATAGTAAACTAATGCAGCTAAGTATGACCTGCGTTGTTGATGCGTCATAATAGCCAGATATCGTAAATACAGCTGTAATAGGATATAAAGCTTTTAGAGTATTTGATGTACTAGCAAATAATCCAATAAAAGAATAAAATTCAGTGATAACTAATGCAATCCAATACCCTTTTTTCATATAGGATACCAGAGCGATAATAGGGGAAATTGCAATAAATATACATACTCCATCCAGAAAATAAGCTTTCAAATAATTTATAATCATCCCCAGCGATAGATCAGAAAAATGTAAAGCTGCTTCGATTAAAAATGTTAGAACAAAGAGGAACAAGTAAAAAAGAACACTATAAACAAGAGTTATGATCATTTTTGCAGTCGTCAACTTCGCTTCGTTCACGGGGACTAGTCGAAGTGAATCGATTGTACGCTCCTGATCTTCACGACAAATCATATAACTTCCTAGAAGAGCTATAACCGCAGGAAGAACGAAAAATGTTGCCAGTGGTTGAGCCACAGCCATATACCAATCTGCAGTATCTATATCTCGAGTACCGTTATTTTCTTGTAATCCGGATAAAAAAACAATAACGGTAACCATAATCGTTGCGAAAATGGCGATCCAGACAAAACTTAGTCGGCGGATCTTTTGGCGCTCCGCCCAAAGTAGTGTTCCCATTCTTAATACCTCACTTTCTTCTTGCTAATACAGCGTTTGCCAGGAGTACAGAAGCAATCCCCCAGACCAAAATGCTAAAAATCGCCATAGGTATGTTGACTACCTGCGTATTGTTCAGTCCTGGAATATCTCCATTTCGAGCAACGATTACTGCCATGCTGGATAACGGGTGTATATACGTATTGATTGACACGATAATTGAACCAAGAAAAGCATAAACTAGTGTTACAGCAACTGGAAGAATATATCCGTTTTGCGCTGCAGCAATAGCCAGAATCGGAAGCATAGCAAAAGCGGTAATAACACCAATCTCCAAACACTTTCTTATCAAAAATAATACGTGTTGCCAATCAAATGCGATGTCTCCGAGAAGTATACTAAAGATAACGGAACCTATTGCTGTAACGATCATGAAGCAAACGGAATAAATCAAAACCACTAAAAATTTACTGAAGAAATAGCTCATTTTGCTAACGGGTACAATCCAGAGTTGTTTAAGCATGTCGTATTGATTTTCATTGTACATAAGCATCGTGCTTAATATCCCTAAAACAACAGGTAAAATAATAAAAAGTGTAAATCCGAACGCCGACCATTTATAAAACTGTACAGGATCGCCACCAGTATCCCATGCATATTTAAATAATAAGTAGGCCAGAAACGGCATGATAAGCGCTGAAAACATCATCATCCATACAAATGTTCTGCGCCGCAACTTCAGAAATTCAATCTGGAGAAGTTTAAGCAATGCCATCTCCTCCCGTAATTTTCTTAAAATAGTCCTCTAACGTATCATTACAAAGCTGAGAACTAATAACCGATACATCTCCCAA harbors:
- a CDS encoding DNA topology modulation protein FlaR, giving the protein MSIPKRIHIVGSTGSGKTYLAEKLSRQFNLYYGELDTVMWSGPTELAGKNSPEKRDQLLHDIIDRECWIVEGVYYKWLASSFERAEQIIFLDIPVFRRDARIVLRFIRQKLKMERAVYKQTFTGLLKMLKWNHEFENQFKQDILMFLKPYEKKMIILKKSAEIQNLIEDGRFITTEAR
- a CDS encoding ABC transporter permease; this translates as MGTLLWAERQKIRRLSFVWIAIFATIMVTVIVFLSGLQENNGTRDIDTADWYMAVAQPLATFFVLPAVIALLGSYMICREDQERTIDSLRLVPVNEAKLTTAKMIITLVYSVLFYLFLFVLTFLIEAALHFSDLSLGMIINYLKAYFLDGVCIFIAISPIIALVSYMKKGYWIALVITEFYSFIGLFASTSNTLKALYPITAVFTISGYYDASTTQVILSCISLLFCAGLAAAVLAGMNKYK
- a CDS encoding DUF4937 domain-containing protein; its protein translation is MLIKMIKCEVNEDSKEIFHAAQTKWKELEFISGFAVQWGGWNLLNKEDAVIIGLWESREAYTLFMTEHHDKIMDTNEQVKTYRKIEVSLWSTDERMDRAAIKDAAFTTIMDAADYNMNGKEKSMAVFMKPLDDRKSSKILIFTNELEGMIENFETVVKLEKEWTVSAAH
- a CDS encoding GNAT family N-acetyltransferase — its product is MDITLVKSGVDAAAAVHEMQVKSFTPLLNKYQDYETSPANETVAQIAARLSQSFTDYYIIKYSEVNVGAIRIVRKENKVYRVSPIFILPEFQGRGIAQKVFSIIEELYDDAKKWELDTVLQEQRNCYLYEKLGYKRGGRRKVINDSMTIVFYEKYIKQN
- a CDS encoding GNAT family N-acetyltransferase, which translates into the protein MIINLRDYPNLLEECINYVSQRWGLNRKIFEDCITSSMNTNHSLPRWYFMMKSNEIIGSFSLMTNDFVSRQDLGPYLSNLYVEEEERGKKLGEILLNHARKEAHKLGFQKLYLCTDHENYYEKYGWAHITNGYHTWNRESKIYAADTICE
- a CDS encoding ABC transporter permease codes for the protein MALLKLLQIEFLKLRRRTFVWMMMFSALIMPFLAYLLFKYAWDTGGDPVQFYKWSAFGFTLFIILPVVLGILSTMLMYNENQYDMLKQLWIVPVSKMSYFFSKFLVVLIYSVCFMIVTAIGSVIFSILLGDIAFDWQHVLFLIRKCLEIGVITAFAMLPILAIAAAQNGYILPVAVTLVYAFLGSIIVSINTYIHPLSSMAVIVARNGDIPGLNNTQVVNIPMAIFSILVWGIASVLLANAVLARRK